In Jatrophihabitans sp., a single genomic region encodes these proteins:
- a CDS encoding ABC transporter permease has product MIRYIIRRSIGGVLVLLVTSFVTFFIFQVGPKIAGVSPALFYVGKIPPNEEGLRLIEARFGFDLPLWKQYFDWGGGILFGRTLGDDTGATVECAAPCLGYSFRQQLPVSEMIMRALPVELSIALGAAVLWLVGGLTIGSISALKRGSFFDRAAMTMALAAVSLPIFFTGPILLLVFKYKLGWLPNTNYASITSDPEQWLRSMILPWLALAFIFAALYARLTRANMLETMSEDYVRTARAKGLARRTVVVKHGLRAALTPIVTIFGLDLGQLIGSAVITESVFNLPGLGLISIKAINSQDLPVILGVTIVATFAVVVANIIVDIGYAFVDPRVSYS; this is encoded by the coding sequence ATGATCAGATACATCATTCGCCGCTCGATCGGCGGTGTGTTGGTGCTCCTGGTGACGAGCTTCGTCACGTTCTTCATCTTCCAGGTGGGCCCCAAGATCGCCGGCGTGTCACCCGCACTGTTCTATGTCGGCAAGATCCCACCCAATGAAGAGGGCCTGAGGCTGATCGAAGCGCGCTTCGGGTTCGATCTCCCGTTGTGGAAGCAGTACTTCGACTGGGGCGGCGGAATCCTGTTCGGCCGCACCCTGGGAGACGACACCGGCGCGACCGTGGAGTGCGCGGCCCCGTGCCTGGGTTACTCCTTCCGGCAACAACTGCCGGTCAGCGAGATGATCATGAGGGCGTTGCCGGTCGAGCTCAGCATCGCCCTCGGCGCGGCCGTTCTCTGGCTGGTCGGCGGGCTGACCATCGGCTCGATCTCGGCCCTCAAGCGAGGCTCATTCTTCGATCGGGCCGCGATGACGATGGCGCTGGCGGCCGTCTCGCTGCCGATCTTCTTCACCGGCCCGATCCTGCTGCTGGTCTTCAAGTACAAGTTGGGCTGGCTACCCAACACCAACTACGCCTCGATCACCTCCGACCCCGAACAGTGGTTGAGATCGATGATCCTGCCGTGGTTAGCACTGGCCTTCATCTTCGCGGCGCTCTACGCCAGGCTGACCCGGGCCAACATGCTCGAGACGATGAGCGAGGACTACGTCCGCACCGCCCGGGCCAAGGGGTTGGCCCGGCGCACTGTGGTCGTCAAACACGGCCTGCGCGCCGCGCTGACCCCGATCGTGACGATCTTCGGCCTCGACCTCGGCCAGCTGATCGGCAGCGCCGTGATCACCGAATCGGTGTTCAACCTGCCCGGCCTCGGCCTGATCAGCATCAAGGCGATCAACAGCCAGGACCTGCCGGTGATCCTCGGGGTGACCATCGTCGCCACGTTCGCCGTGGTGGTCGCCAACATCATCGTCGACATCGGCTACGCCTTCGTTGATCCGCGCGTGAGCTACAGCTAG
- a CDS encoding ABC transporter ATP-binding protein has translation MTAQPAAIRLEKPEVGDAFLSVRDLRVHFPTADGLVKGVDGLSFDVRRGEIMGIVGESGSGKSVTSQAILGLHKGSQARITGEIWLDGTELVGASEDEMRSLRGDKMAMIFQDPLSAMHPFYRVGAQISEAYLVHNKVSKSVAKKRTIEMLDRVGIPNPEKRFSDYPHQFSGGMRQRAMIAMALVCDPKLLIADEPTTALDVTVQAQILDLMKDLQKEFNSAIILITHDLGVVAETCDQVVVMYGGQCVETGSVNDLFYEPEMPYAWGLLTSMPRMDRTRQERLQPIPGQPPSLIQVPKGCVFNPRCGFTDHVPGRRCFTDRPELLPTSGGSAGHALRCHIEPDERRRIWADEIKPTL, from the coding sequence GTGACTGCCCAGCCCGCCGCCATCCGCCTCGAAAAGCCAGAGGTTGGCGACGCGTTCCTATCGGTACGCGACCTCCGGGTCCACTTCCCCACCGCGGACGGCCTCGTCAAGGGCGTCGACGGGCTGTCCTTCGACGTCCGGCGCGGCGAGATCATGGGCATCGTGGGGGAGTCCGGTTCCGGCAAGTCGGTCACCTCGCAGGCGATCCTCGGGCTGCACAAGGGCTCGCAGGCCCGGATCACCGGTGAGATCTGGCTGGACGGCACCGAGCTGGTGGGAGCCAGCGAAGACGAGATGCGCTCACTGCGCGGCGACAAGATGGCGATGATCTTTCAGGACCCGCTGTCGGCGATGCACCCTTTCTACCGGGTCGGCGCCCAGATCTCTGAGGCCTACCTGGTGCACAACAAGGTCTCCAAGTCGGTGGCCAAGAAGCGCACGATCGAGATGCTCGACCGGGTCGGCATCCCGAACCCCGAGAAGCGCTTCAGCGACTACCCGCACCAGTTCTCCGGCGGCATGCGGCAGCGCGCCATGATCGCGATGGCCCTGGTGTGCGACCCGAAGCTGCTGATCGCCGACGAGCCGACCACCGCTCTGGACGTCACCGTCCAGGCCCAGATCCTGGACCTGATGAAGGACCTGCAGAAGGAGTTCAACTCCGCGATCATCCTGATCACCCACGACCTCGGCGTGGTCGCTGAGACCTGCGACCAGGTCGTGGTGATGTACGGCGGCCAGTGCGTGGAGACCGGGTCGGTGAACGACCTGTTCTACGAGCCGGAGATGCCCTACGCGTGGGGCCTGCTGACCTCGATGCCGCGGATGGACCGCACCCGGCAGGAACGCCTGCAGCCGATCCCTGGCCAGCCGCCCTCGCTGATCCAGGTGCCCAAGGGGTGCGTGTTCAATCCCCGCTGCGGGTTCACCGACCACGTGCCCGGCCGTCGCTGCTTCACCGATCGTCCGGAGTTGCTGCCCACCTCGGGCGGCTCGGCCGGGCACGCGTTGCGCTGCCACATCGAGCCGGACGAGCGCCGTCGGATATGGGCCGACGAGATCAAGCCCACGCTGTAA
- a CDS encoding dipeptide ABC transporter ATP-binding protein, which translates to MSTATHSDAGVPDDVSLEPAADDSDALLRVNKLTKHFPIKQGILIQRQIGAVKAVDGVSFAVRAGETLGLVGESGCGKSTTGRVVTKLLDPTAGEIYFGGQDIAKLKKSDMRALRTDIQMIFQDPYSSLNPRHTIGTIVGAPFLIQKSKTERGVKAEVQSLMERVGLNPEHYNRYPHEFSGGQRQRIGIARAIALRPKLIVCDEPVSALDVSIQAQVVNLLEDLQNEYKLAYIFVAHDLSVVRHIADRVAVMYLGKVMELAPRDTLYSTPMHPYTHSLMSAVPVPDPKKEGRRERILLIGDLPSPINPPSGCVFHTRCPKYRAVLSETDRERCRTDVPALDAKAPMQFVACHFPEARADIASGEDLGITGEVEPGTGATAL; encoded by the coding sequence ATGAGCACAGCCACCCACTCCGACGCCGGCGTGCCCGACGACGTCTCGCTCGAGCCCGCTGCCGATGACTCCGACGCGTTGCTGCGGGTCAACAAGCTCACCAAGCACTTCCCGATCAAGCAGGGCATCCTGATCCAGCGCCAGATCGGCGCCGTCAAGGCCGTGGACGGGGTGTCCTTCGCGGTCCGGGCCGGAGAGACGCTGGGCCTGGTGGGCGAGTCCGGTTGCGGCAAGTCCACCACCGGCCGGGTCGTGACCAAGCTGCTCGACCCGACGGCCGGCGAGATCTACTTCGGCGGTCAGGACATCGCCAAGCTCAAGAAGAGCGACATGCGGGCGTTGCGGACCGACATCCAGATGATCTTTCAGGACCCCTACTCCTCGTTGAACCCCCGGCACACCATCGGCACCATCGTCGGGGCGCCGTTCCTGATCCAGAAGTCCAAGACCGAGCGCGGTGTCAAGGCCGAGGTCCAGAGCCTGATGGAGCGGGTCGGACTCAACCCCGAGCACTACAACCGCTACCCGCACGAGTTCTCCGGCGGCCAGCGGCAGCGGATCGGCATCGCCCGGGCGATCGCACTGCGTCCGAAGCTGATCGTCTGCGACGAGCCGGTCTCGGCGCTGGACGTCTCGATCCAGGCGCAGGTGGTCAACCTGCTCGAGGACCTGCAGAACGAGTACAAGCTGGCCTACATCTTCGTGGCCCACGACCTGTCGGTGGTGCGCCATATCGCCGACCGGGTGGCGGTGATGTATCTGGGCAAGGTCATGGAGCTTGCCCCGCGCGACACCCTCTACTCCACCCCGATGCACCCCTACACGCACTCGCTGATGTCCGCGGTGCCGGTGCCGGACCCGAAGAAGGAAGGCCGGCGGGAGCGGATCCTGCTGATCGGTGACCTGCCCAGCCCGATCAACCCGCCGTCGGGTTGCGTGTTCCACACCCGCTGCCCCAAGTACCGCGCGGTGCTGTCCGAGACCGATCGGGAGCGCTGCCGCACCGATGTCCCGGCACTGGACGCCAAGGCGCCCATGCAGTTCGTGGCCTGCCACTTCCCGGAGGCCCGGGCCGACATCGCCTCCGGCGAGGATCTCGGGATCACCGGCGAGGTCGAGCCCGGAACCGGAGCCACCGCGCTCTGA
- the mshB gene encoding N-acetyl-1-D-myo-inositol-2-amino-2-deoxy-alpha-D-glucopyranoside deacetylase → MIHESGAEQPSRSLPARRLLLVHAHPDDETIGTGATMAHYAAAGAQVTLVTCTLGEEGEVLTPELALLAAGHADQLGGWRIAELSAAMAELGVTDHRFLGGAGRFRDSGMMGDPANGKARALWRADTEPAVFQAALSALVEVIREVRPQVLITYDPDGGYGHPDHIMAHRVSTAAVAAAADPGFAAEGPGWQVSKLYWTATPRSVLAAGEQALRAAGPGIGFTGVDSVDELPFGCDDELVSTAIAAEAQAGAKLRALAAHRTQVTVRAPFFALSNNLGQLSTSTEYFRLAHGSPAGERDAHGRETDLFAGVTAHPAPSFNPVAG, encoded by the coding sequence GTGATCCACGAGTCCGGGGCCGAGCAGCCGAGCCGGAGCCTGCCCGCCCGCCGGTTGTTGCTGGTGCACGCGCACCCCGACGACGAGACCATCGGCACCGGGGCCACCATGGCCCACTACGCCGCCGCCGGCGCCCAGGTCACCCTGGTGACGTGCACCCTCGGTGAGGAGGGTGAGGTGCTGACGCCCGAGCTGGCGCTGCTGGCAGCCGGCCACGCCGATCAGCTCGGCGGCTGGCGGATCGCCGAGCTGTCCGCCGCGATGGCCGAACTGGGAGTCACCGATCACCGGTTCCTCGGTGGGGCCGGGCGCTTTCGCGACAGCGGCATGATGGGCGATCCCGCCAATGGCAAGGCCCGGGCGCTCTGGCGTGCCGACACCGAGCCCGCGGTGTTCCAGGCGGCCCTCAGCGCGCTCGTCGAGGTGATCCGCGAGGTGCGCCCGCAGGTGCTGATCACCTATGACCCCGACGGCGGTTACGGCCATCCCGACCACATCATGGCTCACCGGGTGAGCACCGCCGCGGTCGCCGCGGCCGCGGACCCGGGCTTCGCCGCCGAGGGGCCCGGCTGGCAGGTCAGCAAGCTGTACTGGACCGCGACGCCCCGCTCGGTGCTGGCCGCCGGGGAGCAGGCATTGCGGGCGGCCGGTCCGGGCATCGGGTTCACCGGCGTCGACTCGGTGGACGAGCTGCCGTTCGGCTGCGACGACGAGCTGGTGAGCACCGCCATCGCGGCCGAGGCGCAGGCCGGGGCCAAGCTGCGCGCGCTGGCCGCTCACCGGACCCAGGTCACGGTGCGCGCGCCGTTCTTCGCGCTGTCGAACAACCTCGGCCAGCTGTCGACGAGCACCGAGTACTTCCGGCTGGCCCACGGCAGCCCGGCCGGCGAGCGCGATGCCCACGGCCGCGAGACCGACCTGTTCGCCGGGGTCACCGCGCATCCGGCCCCGTCGTTCAATCCGGTCGCCGGATGA
- a CDS encoding GNAT family N-acetyltransferase, which produces MTPTTAIVAGPNGLTTVDRAAIVAVRAVAPHRRQILELERIARRGWRAAEVVDLDGWLLHADHGWTGRANSVLPLVTPRRPLAELLAAAGRFYAERGLPVWVQLPLPARGLLDAELAGRCWSVQRPAVLLSAPISGSAEAWGGDEGVRLDPVASDAWLQGYHYRGGPLPEHAVRLLGRHDRVRFASLSRDGSVVGVARGAVDEAWLGVTAVEVAPAHRRSGVASTLMRALADWGRGQGASQCYLQVDADNSAALAFYQRLGFSAHHRYHYRAAPAES; this is translated from the coding sequence TTGACACCGACCACAGCTATCGTCGCCGGTCCGAACGGCCTGACCACCGTCGATCGTGCTGCGATCGTGGCGGTCCGGGCGGTGGCCCCGCACCGGCGCCAGATCCTGGAGCTCGAACGCATCGCCCGCCGGGGCTGGCGGGCCGCCGAAGTGGTCGATCTCGACGGCTGGCTGCTGCACGCCGACCACGGCTGGACCGGCCGGGCGAACTCGGTGCTGCCGCTGGTCACCCCCCGCCGCCCGCTTGCCGAACTGCTGGCCGCGGCCGGCCGGTTCTACGCCGAGCGCGGGCTGCCGGTGTGGGTCCAGCTGCCGCTGCCGGCGCGCGGGCTGCTCGATGCCGAGCTGGCGGGCCGGTGCTGGAGCGTGCAACGGCCGGCCGTCCTGCTGAGCGCGCCGATCAGCGGCTCAGCCGAGGCCTGGGGCGGCGACGAGGGGGTGCGGCTGGACCCGGTCGCCTCCGATGCCTGGCTGCAGGGTTACCACTACCGCGGCGGCCCGCTGCCCGAGCACGCGGTGCGGTTGCTGGGCCGCCACGACCGGGTCCGGTTCGCCTCGCTCAGCCGCGACGGCTCGGTGGTCGGGGTCGCCCGGGGGGCGGTGGACGAGGCCTGGCTGGGGGTCACCGCCGTCGAGGTGGCGCCCGCGCATCGCCGCTCAGGGGTGGCCAGCACGCTGATGCGAGCGCTGGCCGACTGGGGACGAGGTCAGGGAGCCAGCCAGTGCTACCTGCAGGTCGACGCCGACAACTCCGCGGCGTTGGCGTTCTACCAGCGGCTGGGGTTCAGCGCTCACCATCGCTACCACTACCGCGCCGCGCCAGCCGAGAGCTGA
- the fdxA gene encoding ferredoxin: MTYVIAEPCVDVLDKACIEECPVDCIYEGGRMLYIHPDECVDCGACEPVCPVEAIFYEDDVPDKWREYTQANVDFFDELGSPGGASKVGKTEADPAFIVALPPQAGEH; encoded by the coding sequence GTGACCTACGTGATCGCCGAACCCTGCGTCGATGTGCTGGACAAGGCATGCATCGAGGAGTGCCCGGTCGACTGCATCTATGAGGGTGGCCGGATGCTCTACATCCATCCGGACGAGTGCGTGGACTGCGGGGCGTGCGAGCCGGTGTGCCCGGTGGAGGCGATCTTCTACGAGGACGACGTGCCGGACAAGTGGCGCGAGTACACCCAGGCCAACGTCGACTTCTTCGATGAGCTCGGCTCACCGGGCGGTGCGTCCAAGGTGGGCAAGACCGAAGCGGATCCGGCCTTCATAGTGGCCCTGCCGCCGCAGGCCGGCGAGCACTAG
- the dapD gene encoding 2,3,4,5-tetrahydropyridine-2,6-dicarboxylate N-succinyltransferase, giving the protein MTPSSDDRPADDRPGFGHGFGLASIAADGSVLDVYYPDPALGRPGPDAGAPAELSALTGSDELRGVRTEVLSRVVELAAEPVDAADVYLRLHLLSHRLIAPHGLNLGGVFGLLNNVVWTSHGPCAVAGFDQVRTRLRARGPVTVYGVDKFPRMVDYVLPAGVRIADADRVRLGAHLAPGTTVMHEGFVNYNAGTLGASMVEGRISAGVVVGDGSDVGGGASIMGTLSGGGKEVISVGRRCLIGANAGIGISLGDDCVVAAGTYVTAGSKVVLPDGTVRKAAELSGQSGLQFWQNTVTGALEVRQRSGAGIALNTDLHAN; this is encoded by the coding sequence GTGACCCCCAGCTCTGACGACCGGCCCGCTGACGACCGGCCCGGCTTCGGCCACGGCTTCGGCCTGGCCAGCATCGCCGCCGACGGCTCCGTCCTGGACGTCTACTACCCCGACCCGGCCCTGGGGCGTCCCGGGCCGGACGCCGGCGCGCCGGCCGAGCTGTCGGCGCTGACCGGCTCCGACGAGCTGCGCGGGGTGCGTACCGAGGTGCTGTCCAGGGTGGTCGAGCTGGCCGCCGAGCCGGTGGACGCAGCCGATGTCTACCTACGCCTGCACCTGCTCTCACACCGCCTGATCGCCCCGCACGGGCTGAACCTCGGCGGTGTCTTCGGGCTGCTGAACAACGTGGTGTGGACCAGCCACGGGCCGTGCGCGGTGGCCGGCTTCGACCAGGTGCGCACCAGGCTGCGGGCCCGTGGCCCGGTCACCGTCTACGGCGTCGACAAGTTCCCGCGGATGGTGGACTACGTGCTGCCCGCCGGCGTGCGGATCGCTGACGCCGACCGGGTTCGCCTCGGCGCCCACCTGGCCCCCGGCACCACCGTGATGCACGAGGGCTTCGTCAACTACAACGCCGGCACGCTCGGCGCCTCGATGGTCGAGGGCCGGATCTCGGCCGGGGTGGTCGTCGGGGACGGCTCGGACGTCGGTGGCGGCGCCTCGATCATGGGCACCCTGTCCGGCGGCGGCAAGGAGGTGATCTCGGTCGGTCGGCGCTGCCTGATCGGGGCCAACGCCGGCATCGGGATCTCGTTGGGCGATGACTGCGTGGTGGCTGCCGGGACCTATGTCACAGCCGGTTCCAAGGTGGTGCTGCCGGACGGAACTGTTCGCAAGGCCGCGGAGTTGTCAGGGCAATCCGGCCTGCAGTTCTGGCAGAACACGGTGACCGGCGCCCTGGAGGTCCGGCAGCGCAGCGGCGCCGGCATCGCGTTGAACACCGACCTGCACGCCAACTGA
- the dapE gene encoding succinyl-diaminopimelate desuccinylase produces the protein MTRTPVQPAEPAEPAAPVTPAVLELSRSAAQLTADLVDIESVSGNEARIADAVEAAVRRHGRLSVRRLGNVVIARTELGRAQRVVLAGHLDTVPIAGNLPSRLAEGRLHGCGTSDMKSGVALQLRVAELVGTGALEPALDLTWLFYDCEEVEAARNGLNRVAAEHPELLQADLAILLEPTNGTVEGGCQGTMRAQLSTAGRRAHSARSWLGVNAIHLAAPILARLTDYRAREVEVEGLTYREGLNAVFIEGGVAGNVIPDRCLVTVNYRFAPDRSEAEAEAHLREVFEGFELTVLDSSPGARPGLDRPLARQAVTALGGEVAAKLGWTDVARFSALGIPALNFSPGDPNLAHRADESVELAQLERCERLLVGFLGNPPAGATN, from the coding sequence GTGACGAGAACTCCTGTCCAGCCGGCCGAGCCCGCCGAGCCCGCCGCGCCCGTTACGCCCGCTGTTCTGGAGCTGAGCCGGTCGGCGGCCCAGCTCACCGCCGACCTGGTCGACATCGAGTCGGTGTCCGGGAACGAGGCCCGGATCGCCGACGCCGTGGAGGCCGCCGTCCGCCGCCATGGCCGGCTGTCGGTGCGGCGGCTGGGCAACGTGGTGATCGCGCGCACCGAGCTCGGCCGAGCGCAGCGGGTGGTGCTGGCCGGGCACCTGGACACGGTGCCGATCGCGGGCAACCTGCCCTCCCGGCTGGCCGAGGGCAGGCTGCACGGCTGCGGGACTTCGGACATGAAGTCCGGCGTCGCGCTGCAGCTGCGAGTGGCCGAACTCGTCGGCACCGGGGCGCTGGAGCCGGCCCTCGACCTGACCTGGCTGTTCTATGACTGCGAGGAGGTCGAGGCTGCCCGCAACGGTTTGAACCGGGTCGCCGCCGAGCATCCGGAACTGCTGCAGGCTGACCTGGCGATCCTGCTGGAGCCGACGAACGGGACCGTCGAAGGCGGCTGCCAGGGCACCATGCGCGCTCAGCTGAGCACCGCCGGCCGGCGTGCGCACAGCGCGCGGTCCTGGCTCGGGGTCAACGCCATCCACCTGGCGGCGCCGATCCTGGCGCGGCTGACCGACTACCGCGCCCGGGAGGTCGAGGTCGAGGGACTGACCTACCGGGAGGGCCTGAATGCGGTGTTCATCGAGGGCGGGGTGGCCGGCAACGTGATTCCGGACCGCTGCCTGGTGACTGTCAACTACCGCTTCGCCCCCGACCGTTCGGAGGCCGAGGCCGAGGCCCACCTGCGCGAGGTGTTCGAGGGCTTCGAACTCACCGTGCTCGATTCCTCCCCGGGAGCCCGGCCGGGCTTGGACCGGCCGCTGGCCCGGCAGGCGGTGACCGCGCTGGGCGGTGAGGTGGCCGCCAAGCTCGGCTGGACCGACGTCGCCCGGTTCAGCGCGCTGGGCATTCCCGCGCTGAACTTCAGCCCCGGTGACCCGAACCTGGCGCACCGGGCCGATGAGTCGGTGGAGCTGGCGCAGCTGGAGCGCTGTGAGCGACTGCTGGTGGGCTTTCTGGGGAATCCGCCGGCCGGTGCCACGAACTAG
- a CDS encoding TIGR00730 family Rossman fold protein, with the protein MTNGRPDGRLPAERHRGPVVFRRGQVEPDAATTDQRLLDSGGPTDWLHADPWRVLRIQSEFVEGFGLLAELGPAVSVFGSARTDAEHPEYQQARQLGAALAQAGYAVITGGGPGAMEAANRGASEAGGTSVGLGIELPFEQRLNDWVDIGLTFRYFFARKTMFVKYAQAFVILPGGFGTLDELFEALTLVQTRKVTRFPVILFGERYWAGLLDWIRDTVLPEAKIGAADLELIRVTDDVEEAVSIIAAADARRSAQELTENAAHAEARSAGAGDAQ; encoded by the coding sequence ATGACCAACGGACGACCTGACGGCAGGCTGCCGGCCGAGCGACACCGCGGACCGGTGGTGTTCCGGCGCGGCCAAGTCGAGCCCGATGCCGCCACCACCGACCAGCGGCTGCTGGACTCCGGCGGCCCGACGGACTGGCTGCACGCCGACCCCTGGCGGGTGCTGCGCATCCAGTCGGAGTTCGTCGAGGGCTTCGGCCTGCTCGCCGAACTCGGACCGGCGGTCTCGGTGTTCGGCTCGGCCCGCACCGACGCCGAGCACCCGGAGTACCAGCAGGCCCGGCAGCTGGGCGCGGCGCTGGCCCAGGCCGGCTACGCGGTGATCACCGGCGGCGGCCCCGGCGCCATGGAGGCCGCCAATCGCGGCGCCTCCGAGGCCGGCGGCACCTCGGTCGGCCTGGGGATCGAGTTGCCGTTCGAGCAGCGGCTCAACGACTGGGTCGATATCGGGCTGACCTTCCGGTACTTCTTCGCCCGCAAGACGATGTTCGTCAAGTACGCGCAGGCGTTCGTGATCCTGCCCGGCGGGTTCGGCACCCTGGACGAGCTGTTCGAGGCGCTGACCCTGGTGCAGACCCGCAAGGTCACCCGGTTCCCGGTGATCCTGTTCGGCGAGCGGTACTGGGCGGGACTGCTGGACTGGATCCGCGACACGGTGCTGCCCGAGGCCAAGATCGGGGCCGCGGACCTGGAGCTGATCCGGGTCACCGACGACGTCGAGGAAGCGGTGTCGATCATCGCCGCGGCCGATGCGCGCCGCTCGGCGCAGGAGCTGACCGAGAACGCCGCGCACGCCGAAGCGCGCTCGGCCGGCGCCGGCGATGCCCAGTAA
- a CDS encoding TIGR00730 family Rossman fold protein — MASICVFCASASGIDESYLKLAAEVGARIGDGGHRLVSGGGRVSMMGEVAAQARAHGARTLGVIPQHLVDYEVADTDSDELLVVDTMRERKALMDAHADAFLVLPGGIGTLEEFFEVWTSGSLGMHPKPVIVLDPDGFYEPLWQFLESLIERGFVRPAAWQQLHRVNCVEDAFALI; from the coding sequence ATGGCCTCGATCTGCGTCTTCTGCGCCTCCGCCTCCGGCATCGACGAGTCCTACCTGAAGCTGGCGGCCGAGGTCGGCGCCCGGATCGGCGACGGCGGCCACCGGCTGGTCTCCGGCGGCGGCCGGGTCTCGATGATGGGCGAGGTGGCCGCCCAGGCCCGCGCGCACGGCGCTCGCACGCTGGGGGTCATCCCGCAGCACCTGGTGGACTACGAGGTGGCCGACACCGACTCCGACGAGCTGCTGGTGGTCGACACCATGCGCGAGCGCAAGGCCCTGATGGACGCCCACGCCGACGCCTTCCTGGTGCTGCCCGGCGGCATCGGCACCCTGGAGGAGTTCTTCGAGGTCTGGACTTCGGGTTCGCTGGGCATGCATCCGAAACCGGTGATCGTGCTCGACCCCGACGGCTTCTACGAGCCGCTCTGGCAGTTCCTGGAGTCGCTGATCGAGCGCGGCTTCGTCCGTCCGGCCGCCTGGCAGCAGCTGCACCGGGTGAACTGCGTCGAGGACGCGTTCGCGCTGATCTGA
- a CDS encoding DNA-3-methyladenine glycosylase I has product MTEGAAAGLRRCDDDTGAAGLRRCDWGDSAPDYVAYHDSEWGVPLRGDNALFERLSLEAFQSGLSWLTILRKRENFRAAFAGFDIATVAAFGEADRQRLLADAGIVRNRAKVDAAVNNARAILDNVPEGLTELLWSFAPPEHQRPALLTDVPAMTPESKAMAKELKRRGFAFVGPTTAYAMMQATGIVDDHVSYCWRATA; this is encoded by the coding sequence ATGACCGAAGGAGCCGCAGCCGGCTTGCGCCGGTGCGACGATGACACGGGCGCCGCCGGCTTGCGCCGGTGCGACTGGGGCGACAGCGCGCCGGACTACGTCGCCTACCACGACAGCGAGTGGGGCGTGCCGTTGCGCGGTGACAACGCGCTGTTCGAGCGGCTGAGCCTGGAAGCTTTCCAATCCGGGCTGTCCTGGCTGACCATCCTGCGCAAGCGCGAGAACTTCCGGGCGGCCTTCGCCGGCTTCGACATCGCCACGGTGGCCGCCTTCGGCGAGGCCGACCGGCAGCGGCTGCTGGCCGACGCCGGGATCGTGCGCAACCGGGCCAAGGTCGACGCGGCGGTGAACAACGCCCGGGCTATTCTCGACAACGTCCCCGAGGGCCTGACCGAGCTGCTGTGGTCCTTCGCCCCGCCCGAGCACCAGCGGCCGGCGCTGCTGACCGACGTGCCGGCGATGACACCGGAGTCCAAGGCGATGGCCAAGGAACTCAAGCGCCGCGGTTTCGCCTTCGTCGGCCCGACCACCGCCTACGCGATGATGCAGGCCACCGGCATAGTCGATGACCACGTCTCCTACTGCTGGCGGGCCACCGCGTGA
- a CDS encoding DUF433 domain-containing protein — MSFTPEVAAALSGASTGQLAYWRSAQAPEPLLAPEHYEPRTRVSYSFRDVVALRTFVYLRSRKVPLQRIRKAVASLRRLGQDEHLSAYDMVSSGQDIEWRLSSGEAVDLTHNPGQQVLAQMVDILAPFVNMQHEDVVDLRRPKPGVSVDPEIRGGFPVIEGTRVPYDLVASLLQDGMAASSIRELYPSVPEEAARGAADFARYVEKFRRPRAVA; from the coding sequence ATGTCATTCACGCCAGAGGTGGCGGCAGCGCTTAGTGGAGCGTCGACTGGGCAGTTGGCCTATTGGCGTTCGGCGCAGGCCCCTGAGCCGCTCCTCGCGCCCGAGCATTACGAGCCGCGCACCCGAGTGAGTTACTCCTTCCGCGACGTGGTGGCCCTGCGGACATTCGTCTACCTGCGCAGTCGGAAGGTGCCATTGCAGCGCATCCGAAAGGCTGTCGCCAGCCTTCGACGCCTCGGCCAGGACGAACACCTGTCCGCTTATGACATGGTCAGCTCGGGGCAAGACATCGAGTGGAGGTTGTCCTCCGGCGAGGCGGTCGACCTGACGCACAACCCTGGACAGCAGGTACTCGCTCAGATGGTCGACATCCTTGCTCCGTTCGTCAACATGCAGCACGAGGATGTCGTCGATTTGCGGCGGCCCAAGCCGGGCGTGTCGGTGGACCCTGAAATCCGGGGCGGGTTTCCCGTCATCGAGGGGACCAGGGTGCCCTACGACCTGGTGGCGAGCCTGCTGCAAGACGGAATGGCCGCATCCTCGATACGAGAGCTCTACCCCTCAGTGCCGGAGGAGGCTGCGCGCGGCGCTGCGGACTTCGCGCGGTATGTCGAGAAATTCCGTCGTCCGCGAGCAGTGGCCTGA